CGTCCGTCAGCGTGACGCCGCCGACGTGGACCCACTCGGCGGCGTCGAGCGTCGCGTCGGGGACGCCGCCCACCTCCATCCGGGTGTCGGCCGTCCGGTCGCGGTAGAAGGAGAACCCCCGGTCGGCCTCCTCGCCGAGGGCGACGAACGCCAAGGAGGTTTTCGCCTCCGCGTCGCGTTCGACCAAGTCGGTGTCGAGGCCCGCGTCGGCCAGCGTCTCGACGAGGAAGTCGCCGAACGGGTCGTCGCCGACCCGCGTCGAGAACGCGGGCGTCTCGTTCAGGTGCGAGAGGCCGACGGCGACGTTCGCCGGCGCGCCGCCGGGACGCCGCGTGAACGACTCCACGTCTCGGAGCGAGCCCTCGCGGTCCGGGAGGAAGTCGATGAGCGTCTCGCCGGCGACGACGACGCGCGGCGCGTCGCCGTCGGTCGCGGTGGTGTCGATGTCGTCGGGCATAGCCCGTCGTACGGCCAGCGGGTAATTGAAACCACCACACCGCGCCGCGGCGGCGGGAAAGCCGCGCGTTGAAGTCGGTGGCCCCCCTCCGCGTCTGTATGCCGACCGACCCGCGCGACCCCCTCGCCGCGTTCGACGACGCCGTCTTCGGCCGCGTCGCGCGCGAATCCGGTATCGAAGCGGCCCGACTCCGCCGCGTCGCCGCCGCCCACCAGCGCGGCGTCCGGTCGCTGCCCGGCGTGGACGACATCGTCTACGAGTGGCGGCGGACGCTGCCGTCCGACCCCCTCGCGGAGCGCCGCGATGAGGCGTACTTTCTCGCCGTCGACCCGACGGTGTGGACGGAGTTCCTCGACGCACTAGACGCCACGGACGAGGAGGGCGACGCCCTGCGTGCGGTCCACCGCGAGCAGTTCGCGGCGTCGCTGGGCGCGGACGCGGTCCCCGAGGACGGCGGAGACGAAGGCCGGCGCGCCGTCCCCCTCGTCCTGACTCGACCCTAACCCCCGTCGTCGGCGCTTTCAGATGTTCGCCGCGAACCGAGTTTAACCGCCCGATGAGCCGGCGAAAGCGGCGGTTACGGTCTCCCGGTCGCTCGTCACGTCGTCCATAACGATACCGGAGGGAGGACCACGAAAGGTATGGACGACAGCGAGCCCCTCACCCCGGAGGAACTGGACTTCCGCCGCGACCCGAGCGTAACCCCCCTCGGCGACGGCCGGTACGTCGTCGCCACCGCCCGCGACGACCCGCCGACGCCGGGAGGCCGAACCTCGCGGACGCGACGCGAGGCGGGGCAGTCGGACAGCGAGGAACGGTCCGACGGCGATTCGGCGGCGGGAATGAGCGCCGAAACGGAAACGGTCGACTCGGAGGACCCGGACTACTTCGTCCGCCTCGCCGCGCGCACGGACGAGGGGACGTTCGAGACGCGCGTCGCGGACGACGATATCGGCGCCGTCTGCGCCGCGATGCTGCGGTGGTACGCGCGCCGCGTCTCCCCCGAGGACGACCCGGCGGAGGTACTGTCGGTGCTGCTCTCTCGCTCGGAGTTCGCCTTCACAGCCCCAACTGCCGACCGATGACGAGGTGCTGAATCTCGCTGGTCCCCTCGCCTATCTCCATCAGTTTCGCGTCGCGGTAGAACCGCTGGGGGGCGAAGTCCTCGGTGTAGCCGTAGCCGCCGAGCACCTGCACGGCGTCCTCGGCCACCTCGCGGGCCGCCTCGGAGGCGTCGAGTTTCGCCAGCGCCGACTCGGTGGTGACGCTCTCGCCGGCGTCGTAGCGCGTCGCCGCCTTGTGCGTCAGGAGGCGCGCGCGTTCGGTCTTTCTGTGCATGTCCACGAGTTTGTCGCGGATGGCGTCGAACTTCGAGATGGGTTTACCGAACTGCTCCCTGTCGCCGGCGTACGTCTTCGCCGCTTCGTAGGCGCCCTGCGCGAGTCCGGTCGACAGCGCCGCGATGGAGATGCGCCCGCCCTCCAACGTCTTCATCGTCTGCGTCCAGCCCTCTCCTTCCTCGCCGAGCAGTCGGTCCTCGGGGATGCGGACGTCGTCGAAGGCGAGTTCGCACGTCGGCGAGGAGTTCAGCCCCATCTTCTCCCACACCGTCGTCACCTCGAAGCCGTCGTCGTTCCGCGGGTCGACGATGAAGGTGGAGATGCCGTCGTAGCCTTCGCCGGGGTCGGTGACGGCCTTCACGAGGACGGAGCCGGCGACGTTGGCGTTCGTGATGAACTGCTTCGTCCCGTTCAGCACCCACTCGTCGCCGTCCTTCTCGGCCGTCGTGTCCATGTCGCTGGCGTCGGACCCCGACCCGGGTTCGGTCAGCGCCCACGCGCCGAGATGGTCGCCCTCGGCGAGGGGGCGGAGCCAGCGTTCCTTCTGCGCCTCGGTGCCGAACGCCTCGATGGGTTTGGAGCCGAGGCTGACGTGCGCCGCGTAGGAGAGGCCGATGCCGCCGGAGACGCGCCCGAGTTCCTCGGTGACCAGGGCGTACATCAGTTGGTCGCCGCCGAGTCCGCCGTACTCTTCGGAGACGGGGACGCCGAGCATGTCGAGGCCGGCCAGTTCCTCGAACACCTCCTCCGGGAAGCGGTGCTCGTCCTCTATCTCCTGTGCGATGGGCGAAATCTCCTCCTCGCAGAACTCCCGGACGGTGTCCCGTATCATCCGGTGCTCGGAGGGCAACTCGAAGTCCATGCGAACGAGTTCCCCCGTCGGCGCAATAAACCAATCGAACGACCGTGATGGATTCGTTCTCGCGGCGTGAGAACGGCCGCCGCGGCTATGAGACGCGAGCGAGAACGGTCGCACATGTACGAGCGCATCCTCGTTCCGACCGACGGAAGCGACCCCGCCGACGGGGCGGTCGAACACGCCGTGGACCTCGCGAGCACGTACGGCGCCGAGATTCACCTCCTCTTCGTCGTCGACATCCGGTCGGCCGGACAGGGCGAGTGGGCCTTGGACGCCGAGGCCGTCTTCGAGGCGGGGCGAAGCCACGGCGAGACCGTCGTCAACGAGGTGGCCGACTACGTGCGCTCGAAGGACGTGGCGGTGACGACGGCGGTGCGGACCGGCGTCCCGCCCGAGGAGATACACGACTACGCCGACGAGGAGGCCTGCGACCTCGTCGTGATGGGGACGCACGGCCGGACCGGGCTGGACCGCTACCTTCTCGGGAGCGTGACGGAGAAAGTCGTCCGACGGTCGGACGTGCCGGTGTTGACCGTCCGGACCGCGTCGTCTGATTGAGAGCGGCGCCGGACGGGAATCGGACAGGACAGTTATACCCTCCGCGCTCTTTATCCAGTCTCATGGAACTCCGCCGCCTCGTCCGGGGGCGCGTGGATTGGCCCCGTCTGGAGGCTGTCGTCCGCGAACTCCGAGAACGGTACGGACGCGAGGAACTGCACGTGCGCTTCCTCGAAGCCGACAACTGGCTCTCCACCCCCATGGTCGTCGACGACGAGTGGTTCGTCAAAGTCGTCTCCAAGCAGAACTCGCTGGTCCACGCCCTGTTCACCACCGGGCGCAACCTCGGCGCGTTCTCGTCGGGCACCGAGGGCTTCTTCGAGCACTTCGGGACCCCCTTGGAGATGGCCGAACACGAACTGGAAGCGACCCGCCGGATGCGCGAGATAGGACTGAACGCCCCCGAACCGGTCGAGGCGTTCGAAGTCGACGGACTCGGCGTCCTCGTCTTGGAGTATCTTCCACACTTCCAATCGCTGGACCGACTGGACCGCGAACGGGAGGAACAACTCGCGCCCGCCGTCTTCGAGGCGTTGCACACGATGCACGAACACGGACTCGCGCACGGCGACCTGCGGGCCGAGAACGTGCTCATCGTCGACGACGACGTCTACTTCATCGACGCGACGAGCGTGAGCGACGAGGGGGCCGAGGACTCCCGGTCGTACGACCTCGCGTGCGCCCTCGCCGCGATGGAACCGCTCATCGGCGCGAAGGCGACGGTCGACGCCGCGCTCGAATCGCACACCCCGGCGGACCTGCTCGCGGCGCTCGACTTCCTCGACTTCGTCAACATCCGCCCGGATCACGACTTCGACGCCGCGGCGCTGAAGGGCGTCATCGGACAGCGCGCGACGTAGCGTCTCCGAGTCGACTCGGAGGGTCCGAGGGCGGAACGAGAGAGACAGAGAACCGCGTTACTGGCCGGTGAGATGCTCTTCGAGGAGTTCGGCGTTCCGGACGTTCGACTTCCAGAAGACGTCGAAGATATCCCCGAGGATGGGGATGGAGCCCACGCCGAGGTCGACGGCGATGTTGAACAGCATCTTCCCGACGATATCCCGGTTCGCATCCGCCCGAATCGCTTCGCCGACGGTGTACAGCGAGACGGCGGCGGTCACGATGTCCCCCGAGACGGGGACGAGACCGATGAGCGAGTCGAGGCCGACGCTCTTGTCGGTGCCCGGAATCGTGACTGCGTCGTCCATGAGGTCCGCGAGGAGTCGAACGCGACGGAGCGCGCCCTCTTCCTGCGGAGAGAGTCTTGGTTCTGACACGCTCCGAAATACCCCGCCGAGACGGGTGACTCTGGTGGCCGTATACTCATGCTCACGCGGTCCCGACCGTCGCTCGCCGTCGTTCGCGGGCCGGCGTCGCCCCGTCGGCCGGTCGGCGCATCGTTCCCGAACGACCATGCTTTTTGTGCGCGGGCGTCTGCGACGTGATATGGCTACACACGCATCGAA
This Halogeometricum sp. S3BR5-2 DNA region includes the following protein-coding sequences:
- a CDS encoding DUF7500 family protein: MDDSEPLTPEELDFRRDPSVTPLGDGRYVVATARDDPPTPGGRTSRTRREAGQSDSEERSDGDSAAGMSAETETVDSEDPDYFVRLAARTDEGTFETRVADDDIGAVCAAMLRWYARRVSPEDDPAEVLSVLLSRSEFAFTAPTADR
- a CDS encoding acyl-CoA dehydrogenase family protein codes for the protein MDFELPSEHRMIRDTVREFCEEEISPIAQEIEDEHRFPEEVFEELAGLDMLGVPVSEEYGGLGGDQLMYALVTEELGRVSGGIGLSYAAHVSLGSKPIEAFGTEAQKERWLRPLAEGDHLGAWALTEPGSGSDASDMDTTAEKDGDEWVLNGTKQFITNANVAGSVLVKAVTDPGEGYDGISTFIVDPRNDDGFEVTTVWEKMGLNSSPTCELAFDDVRIPEDRLLGEEGEGWTQTMKTLEGGRISIAALSTGLAQGAYEAAKTYAGDREQFGKPISKFDAIRDKLVDMHRKTERARLLTHKAATRYDAGESVTTESALAKLDASEAAREVAEDAVQVLGGYGYTEDFAPQRFYRDAKLMEIGEGTSEIQHLVIGRQLGL
- a CDS encoding universal stress protein, encoding MYERILVPTDGSDPADGAVEHAVDLASTYGAEIHLLFVVDIRSAGQGEWALDAEAVFEAGRSHGETVVNEVADYVRSKDVAVTTAVRTGVPPEEIHDYADEEACDLVVMGTHGRTGLDRYLLGSVTEKVVRRSDVPVLTVRTASSD
- a CDS encoding RIO1 family regulatory kinase/ATPase produces the protein MELRRLVRGRVDWPRLEAVVRELRERYGREELHVRFLEADNWLSTPMVVDDEWFVKVVSKQNSLVHALFTTGRNLGAFSSGTEGFFEHFGTPLEMAEHELEATRRMREIGLNAPEPVEAFEVDGLGVLVLEYLPHFQSLDRLDREREEQLAPAVFEALHTMHEHGLAHGDLRAENVLIVDDDVYFIDATSVSDEGAEDSRSYDLACALAAMEPLIGAKATVDAALESHTPADLLAALDFLDFVNIRPDHDFDAAALKGVIGQRAT
- a CDS encoding DUF4112 domain-containing protein yields the protein MSEPRLSPQEEGALRRVRLLADLMDDAVTIPGTDKSVGLDSLIGLVPVSGDIVTAAVSLYTVGEAIRADANRDIVGKMLFNIAVDLGVGSIPILGDIFDVFWKSNVRNAELLEEHLTGQ